From the genome of Pelomonas sp. SE-A7, one region includes:
- a CDS encoding DNA polymerase Y family protein, with translation MTRGLEPMLDPLPMQVLSAVLPHMPVLLRTGARTLGDVRRLPRAGITRRFDKSLLRALDQAYGLQPEAHLWVELPESFLTKLELPFRVEHAPELLVGARKMLLQMCGWLAARHAGITAFTLHWWHDSMRSKDAGTGGSLVVRTAVAMRDIDHLFRLLSEHLSKVTLLAPVGDLELAATEVHALHEVSASLLPDTVLERETVGMLQERLAARFGPEKVCRPIVGDDNRLEWICTWRSASEKRPRKPGPPSRYPAPSFVLAEPLRLSVRDGRPQYQGPLKLLAGPHAVEDGWWHRDEAKRESHVVVRDYWIAWSDHAGPLWIYQTRLESDSAWWLHGSFS, from the coding sequence ATGACGCGAGGGCTCGAGCCGATGCTCGACCCACTGCCCATGCAAGTACTGAGCGCGGTGTTACCGCATATGCCAGTGCTACTGCGGACTGGAGCTAGAACCCTCGGGGATGTTCGTAGGCTGCCGCGAGCGGGCATCACACGGCGGTTCGACAAATCGCTGCTGCGCGCCCTTGACCAAGCCTATGGCCTCCAGCCTGAAGCCCATCTATGGGTCGAGCTACCGGAATCCTTTCTAACAAAGCTTGAACTTCCTTTCCGCGTCGAGCACGCACCGGAGCTCTTGGTCGGTGCTCGCAAGATGCTGCTCCAAATGTGTGGCTGGCTAGCCGCACGACATGCCGGCATTACAGCCTTCACGCTGCATTGGTGGCACGACAGCATGCGCTCAAAGGATGCCGGCACCGGGGGCAGCTTGGTTGTTCGCACCGCGGTCGCAATGCGAGACATCGACCACCTGTTCCGACTGCTCTCAGAGCATTTGTCGAAGGTCACGCTGCTAGCGCCTGTTGGTGATTTGGAGCTAGCTGCCACCGAGGTCCACGCGCTTCATGAGGTCAGCGCCTCGCTTCTTCCAGACACCGTCCTTGAGCGCGAGACGGTTGGGATGCTGCAGGAGCGCCTGGCCGCGAGATTTGGGCCCGAGAAAGTCTGTCGCCCGATTGTTGGAGACGACAACCGACTGGAGTGGATTTGCACTTGGCGCTCCGCATCTGAGAAGCGCCCGCGCAAACCGGGGCCACCTTCCCGCTATCCCGCTCCTTCGTTCGTACTCGCTGAGCCATTGAGGCTCTCTGTCCGCGATGGGCGGCCCCAGTACCAAGGTCCGTTGAAGCTCCTAGCGGGTCCTCATGCGGTGGAGGACGGCTGGTGGCATCGCGACGAGGCCAAGCGCGAGTCGCATGTGGTTGTGCGCGACTATTGGATTGCCTGGAGCGACCACGCAGGGCCCCTTTGGATTTACCAGACTCGTCTCGAAAGCGATTCCGCCTGGTGGTTGCACGGCTCGTTCTCGTGA
- a CDS encoding UvrD-helicase domain-containing protein has translation MTPFHLAREAARQFRHGLFGEAAETGIASKAIIDAAASEDAEDFQISDANPSDKALGGADAVLEVKFRQIVVRNDVSTGERAFLVAHEFGHWKLHNDGQEGCHKVVDSTLKPEDADTFGAQKVEAYGARERSELQANIFARELLLPRKVARTLFLAGKTAEQLASELGLPLELVRQQLLDGLLLPEPMEEQAEPPKVITPTVEQIAAAQSKAKTSLVKAGPGTGKTATLLMRVQHLLETGAKPEELLLLTFSNRAARELVDRLQQLGIENAHEMWVGTFHAFGLEFLRKNCEQFGLKSRFGVADKMAEIAVLEPHIYSLGLQAFNPLGDPLDWLKTAVEAIQRAKDELADAAAYAAAVEESAADTPADLLAKRRDVAKLYSCYEEKAEANSSLVDMGDLVMLPALALTNNYDSFKASVGRFKHILVDEYQDVNRASAQLVKALAARAETLWVVGDARQAIYRFRGASMRSIVNFGDDYLDYQSFPLNENRRSYEEVVRVFEHSGRATHPLQLILPLDDVEPARGASGAKPRHVKCATTDIVRGEVAANVARIHGLDVAYRDQVVLASTHEICGDTADALNAAGIPALHLGDIFQRSEAKDLLALLQVFIDRSGSGLLRISRLPGLEMPAEDLDIILTWLDSARPEPLSWLDSQLPGLSAIGTAALLRWKAVFQGLASKDSPWEVICTLLLDRTNILAPHMRGTGILDITRRIALWQLIYFLRVPDGGHAYQNVGSFISRLRRRLRIGDDRELRVPPPEADSLDAVAVMTIHGSKGLEFEAVHLVDIDAKHFRMGADPDLVPESLLQSLQHHENFEEETEASNKLYVALSRAREHLVLYESQGAYKAQCVSAIEHAAHLLQPVQGFATAPKAVIPMAKATGGHQAGRCEFPGFMTYMVCPRRYYYDYVKNLRPASGLHPAALIEGAVMRELFVPYGADPSVAADDVERTLASLGHAFKDSLPHLRAYADGLLSAGRRLIRAQRAVMAKPFQVTCAGLLINVTAHNISSSGDAYTIDFVRTKPSGKLGRQRSSIRWMLKYLAAANTNLSFSARIHVLSTGEAETMWPDSPRFDNKFAMAAAEGLLAGNFEAKPNPWECPKCRHFLHCPA, from the coding sequence GTGACACCTTTTCATCTCGCTCGCGAGGCGGCGAGACAGTTTCGGCATGGCCTCTTTGGGGAGGCTGCCGAAACTGGGATTGCTTCCAAGGCAATCATTGATGCGGCCGCCAGCGAGGATGCTGAGGATTTCCAGATTTCGGACGCCAATCCGTCGGACAAGGCGCTTGGTGGCGCTGATGCCGTGCTGGAGGTCAAGTTCCGTCAGATAGTCGTTCGAAACGATGTATCGACGGGCGAGCGTGCCTTCCTCGTCGCCCATGAATTCGGACACTGGAAGCTCCACAACGATGGACAAGAGGGCTGCCACAAGGTCGTCGACTCGACGCTGAAGCCTGAGGACGCCGACACGTTCGGCGCCCAGAAGGTCGAGGCCTACGGCGCACGGGAGCGTTCCGAGCTGCAAGCCAACATCTTCGCCCGCGAGCTGCTACTGCCCAGGAAAGTGGCCCGAACCTTGTTCCTTGCCGGCAAGACGGCGGAACAGCTCGCAAGTGAACTCGGCCTTCCCTTGGAGCTGGTCCGACAACAACTGCTCGATGGCCTGCTGCTTCCAGAGCCCATGGAAGAGCAGGCCGAGCCGCCCAAGGTCATCACCCCAACGGTAGAGCAGATAGCGGCAGCCCAGTCCAAGGCCAAGACTTCGCTGGTGAAAGCCGGCCCGGGCACCGGCAAGACGGCCACACTGCTGATGCGGGTCCAGCACCTGCTGGAAACAGGCGCGAAGCCAGAGGAGTTGCTGCTGCTCACCTTCTCGAACCGAGCGGCAAGAGAGCTGGTGGACCGGCTGCAGCAGCTGGGCATCGAAAACGCGCACGAAATGTGGGTCGGCACCTTCCACGCGTTCGGGCTGGAGTTCCTGCGAAAGAACTGCGAGCAGTTCGGCCTTAAGTCCCGATTCGGCGTCGCCGACAAGATGGCAGAGATTGCGGTGCTGGAGCCGCACATCTACAGCCTGGGTCTGCAAGCATTCAACCCCTTGGGTGACCCACTCGACTGGTTGAAGACCGCCGTGGAGGCAATCCAGCGAGCGAAGGACGAGCTCGCTGACGCTGCCGCTTACGCTGCAGCCGTGGAGGAATCCGCCGCCGATACGCCGGCCGACCTGCTTGCCAAGCGGCGAGATGTCGCGAAGCTCTATAGCTGCTACGAGGAGAAGGCCGAGGCCAACTCCAGTCTTGTGGACATGGGCGACCTCGTGATGCTGCCTGCGCTCGCGCTGACAAACAACTACGACAGCTTCAAGGCCAGCGTCGGTCGGTTCAAACACATCCTTGTGGACGAGTACCAGGACGTCAACCGGGCCAGCGCCCAGCTCGTGAAGGCTCTTGCAGCCCGTGCGGAAACGCTCTGGGTGGTTGGTGACGCCCGTCAGGCCATCTACCGATTCCGCGGCGCCTCAATGCGCAGCATCGTCAACTTCGGCGACGACTATCTCGACTATCAATCCTTTCCGCTCAACGAGAACCGGCGCAGCTACGAAGAGGTCGTTCGAGTCTTCGAACACTCGGGGCGCGCGACCCACCCGCTGCAGCTCATTCTTCCGCTCGACGATGTAGAGCCCGCCCGGGGTGCGAGCGGCGCGAAGCCTCGCCACGTCAAGTGCGCCACCACGGACATCGTTCGCGGTGAAGTTGCGGCCAACGTTGCCCGTATTCACGGACTCGACGTCGCGTACAGAGACCAAGTCGTACTGGCTAGCACTCACGAAATCTGTGGCGACACGGCTGATGCCCTGAACGCCGCCGGCATACCTGCTCTCCACCTTGGTGACATCTTCCAGCGCTCAGAGGCCAAGGACCTTCTGGCATTGCTGCAGGTCTTCATAGACCGGTCTGGCAGCGGCTTACTGCGCATCTCTCGCTTACCGGGGCTAGAGATGCCTGCTGAGGACCTCGACATCATCCTCACCTGGCTTGACAGCGCTCGACCAGAACCGCTGTCCTGGCTGGATTCGCAGCTGCCCGGTCTCTCGGCCATAGGCACCGCGGCCCTTCTGCGGTGGAAGGCCGTCTTCCAAGGCCTTGCGTCGAAAGACTCGCCCTGGGAGGTCATCTGCACTCTGCTGCTCGACCGAACAAACATCCTCGCGCCGCACATGAGGGGCACCGGAATACTCGATATCACCCGACGCATCGCCCTGTGGCAGCTCATCTATTTCCTGCGCGTGCCCGATGGCGGTCATGCGTACCAGAACGTCGGAAGTTTCATCTCCCGCCTGCGCCGACGCCTGCGTATCGGCGATGACCGCGAGCTACGCGTACCGCCACCGGAGGCCGATAGTCTCGACGCGGTAGCCGTCATGACTATCCACGGCAGCAAGGGGCTCGAGTTCGAGGCGGTCCACCTTGTCGATATTGACGCCAAGCATTTCCGCATGGGCGCTGACCCGGACTTGGTCCCCGAGTCCTTGCTGCAATCACTTCAACACCATGAGAACTTCGAGGAAGAAACTGAAGCATCGAACAAGCTGTACGTCGCACTTTCCCGTGCACGCGAGCATCTCGTCTTGTATGAGAGCCAAGGCGCCTACAAGGCGCAATGCGTGAGCGCAATCGAGCACGCCGCTCACCTTCTCCAGCCTGTTCAAGGGTTCGCGACTGCACCCAAAGCGGTCATCCCCATGGCCAAAGCCACAGGCGGCCATCAGGCTGGGCGCTGCGAATTTCCCGGCTTCATGACCTACATGGTCTGCCCAAGGCGTTACTACTACGACTACGTCAAGAACCTAAGGCCGGCATCGGGTCTGCATCCTGCGGCCCTGATAGAGGGCGCGGTGATGCGCGAGCTTTTCGTTCCCTACGGTGCCGACCCTTCGGTCGCTGCCGATGATGTTGAAAGGACTCTGGCATCGCTGGGGCACGCCTTCAAGGATTCGCTTCCTCACCTGCGTGCGTACGCTGATGGTCTGCTGTCCGCCGGACGCAGACTAATACGTGCACAGCGCGCCGTCATGGCCAAGCCATTTCAGGTCACGTGCGCAGGGTTGCTAATCAACGTGACGGCGCACAATATCTCGAGTTCCGGAGATGCGTACACGATTGACTTCGTCCGCACCAAGCCCTCGGGCAAGCTCGGCCGGCAAAGGTCTTCAATCCGCTGGATGCTGAAATACCTGGCTGCAGCCAACACGAACCTCTCATTCTCCGCGCGCATCCACGTGCTCAGCACCGGGGAAGCGGAGACCATGTGGCCGGACAGCCCCAGGTTCGACAATAAATTCGCCATGGCGGCGGCCGAGGGTCTGCTGGCTGGCAACTTTGAGGCAAAGCCCAATCCCTGGGAGTGCCCGAAGTGCAGGCACTTCCTTCATTGCCCCGCGTAA
- a CDS encoding sigma-70 region 4 domain-containing protein, which produces MQTQEPDSAIEALDVRALLARLARTDWQNDPLFIPDEQVFRMFRRAREAGNEHRMGMLIRVLSRRLLSLATGFAVRSAIYPGIIGNLDQAAEELSQFVWDCLVKRPGDAAYAEKRFGLLFKLRATDFQRRLLAKKRKHQESLDAMDVSDEDDDPDKTIRRVTALRQPATPADALAIKQEHAQVVARMQAAMTKQEFFVYTMLYVEDMPVKDIAVALGVTPRTINTYKNAALDKVEEMRKEFTQ; this is translated from the coding sequence ATGCAGACACAAGAGCCTGACTCGGCCATAGAGGCCCTCGATGTCCGAGCCCTGCTGGCTAGGCTGGCGCGGACAGACTGGCAGAACGACCCGCTTTTCATTCCAGATGAGCAGGTGTTCCGAATGTTCCGCCGCGCTCGCGAGGCTGGAAACGAACACCGGATGGGGATGCTCATCAGGGTGTTGTCACGGCGTCTGCTAAGCCTCGCCACGGGCTTCGCGGTACGCAGCGCTATTTACCCAGGAATCATTGGAAACCTCGACCAAGCCGCGGAAGAGCTCTCTCAGTTTGTCTGGGACTGCTTGGTTAAGCGCCCTGGTGACGCCGCGTATGCCGAGAAGCGGTTCGGACTGCTTTTCAAACTCCGCGCAACTGACTTCCAGCGCCGTTTGTTGGCCAAGAAGCGCAAGCACCAGGAAAGCCTGGATGCCATGGACGTCTCCGACGAGGATGACGACCCCGATAAGACCATTCGCAGGGTCACTGCGCTTCGTCAGCCTGCCACGCCTGCCGACGCCCTGGCCATCAAACAGGAGCACGCCCAGGTTGTTGCCCGCATGCAGGCCGCCATGACCAAGCAAGAGTTTTTCGTCTACACGATGCTCTACGTCGAGGACATGCCGGTCAAGGACATCGCCGTGGCGCTCGGAGTCACACCTCGAACCATCAACACATATAAGAACGCCGCCCTCGACAAGGTCGAAGAGATGCGGAAGGAGTTCACGCAATGA
- the imuA gene encoding translesion DNA synthesis-associated protein ImuA, which yields MPPETPTETKPSKALSEVINSTCPPEPRALPPGVEAALWRGDQLGRGVELVAPTGFAELDAELPGGGWGCQGLTEVLTAQFALLEWRLTSPALRAISNRGRDIVVVGPPRRPFPPSLQLDGIDPERVLWVDVDKPGDRLWATEQAVKSNACGAVLAWLPQIRADQVRRLQVLAAGCDAPVFLFRTAGAAAEASAAPLRLQAQLSEDWELRIRILKRRGTPCEQELRLESIPCGLNAIMTPRLRYPSRITSRVPDALVRTSTPGPQQQAVPH from the coding sequence ATGCCCCCCGAAACTCCTACCGAGACCAAGCCGAGCAAGGCACTCTCGGAAGTCATCAATTCAACTTGCCCGCCGGAACCTCGCGCGTTGCCGCCGGGGGTAGAGGCTGCGCTTTGGCGAGGCGACCAGTTGGGCCGTGGTGTTGAATTGGTGGCACCAACTGGCTTCGCAGAGCTGGATGCGGAACTGCCGGGCGGCGGCTGGGGCTGCCAAGGGCTGACCGAGGTCTTGACCGCTCAGTTCGCGCTTCTTGAGTGGCGCCTCACATCACCGGCCTTGCGTGCCATCAGCAATCGAGGACGAGACATCGTCGTTGTGGGGCCGCCTCGGCGACCGTTCCCGCCCAGTCTGCAACTGGATGGCATCGACCCTGAGCGCGTTCTCTGGGTCGATGTTGACAAACCAGGCGACCGCCTTTGGGCCACCGAACAAGCGGTGAAAAGCAACGCCTGCGGCGCGGTTCTGGCCTGGCTTCCGCAAATCCGGGCGGACCAAGTCCGCCGCCTGCAAGTCCTTGCGGCCGGATGTGATGCGCCGGTGTTCCTTTTCCGCACGGCCGGAGCAGCCGCTGAAGCCTCCGCCGCCCCTTTGAGGCTTCAAGCCCAACTTTCGGAAGATTGGGAGCTCCGTATTCGCATCTTGAAGCGCAGAGGCACGCCCTGCGAGCAAGAGCTTCGCCTTGAGTCCATCCCGTGTGGACTCAACGCCATCATGACCCCGCGACTTCGATACCCAAGTCGCATCACGTCGCGAGTGCCTGATGCTCTGGTGCGCACTTCGACTCCCGGCCCCCAGCAGCAAGCCGTCCCCCATTGA